The Sediminispirochaeta smaragdinae DSM 11293 genome has a segment encoding these proteins:
- a CDS encoding ABC transporter ATP-binding protein — MRNRIEDAIKAKSSSLRLVDVTKKFRQIGGSGEVIAVDNVNLSIESGELVTLLGPSGCGKTTTLRMVAGFESVTSGKLFLGDEMIESVPPNKRDMAMMFQSYALFPHMTVYNNIRYGLKIKKLPEAEITQRTNQIIELMQIKGMENRLPSQISGGQQQRVALARAVVIEPKVLLFDEPLSNLDAKLREYMRDELRALQKRLGITSLYVTHDQSEAMAISDKVVLMNAGRIVQVGTPLDLYNEPATLFVAEFIGKSNFLPCEIKEKNDDGIESVILGARITVPSPGKNFSFFKGEATAVIRPEFIRVLEKEDGQFTGVVRKTVFFGNFVEYEIEIKNRIIKVESYCPLEKKIYQVEDVVGIAVNLDGIRLLKNNDGEADA; from the coding sequence ATGAGAAACCGAATTGAGGATGCAATTAAGGCAAAGAGCAGTAGCCTTCGTCTGGTAGATGTGACAAAAAAGTTTCGTCAAATAGGGGGATCAGGAGAGGTCATTGCTGTTGATAATGTTAATCTTTCGATTGAATCCGGCGAGCTTGTTACCCTTTTAGGTCCTTCCGGTTGTGGAAAAACTACAACGTTGAGAATGGTTGCTGGATTTGAGAGTGTGACCTCCGGTAAGCTTTTTCTCGGAGATGAAATGATAGAATCGGTTCCTCCGAATAAGCGTGATATGGCTATGATGTTTCAGAGCTATGCACTTTTTCCTCATATGACCGTATATAACAATATACGCTATGGTTTGAAGATAAAGAAACTTCCCGAGGCCGAGATAACACAGCGGACAAATCAGATAATCGAGCTTATGCAAATCAAAGGGATGGAAAACAGACTTCCTTCGCAAATCTCCGGGGGACAACAGCAACGTGTTGCATTAGCGAGGGCGGTCGTCATTGAGCCCAAGGTCCTGCTGTTTGATGAGCCTCTTTCAAACCTTGATGCAAAACTTAGGGAATATATGCGTGATGAGCTTCGTGCACTTCAAAAACGATTAGGAATAACCAGCCTGTATGTTACGCACGATCAATCCGAGGCCATGGCCATATCGGATAAAGTGGTACTTATGAATGCCGGGAGGATTGTTCAGGTTGGAACTCCCTTGGATTTGTATAATGAACCGGCCACCCTTTTTGTTGCAGAGTTTATAGGAAAGTCTAATTTTCTCCCGTGCGAAATAAAGGAAAAAAATGACGACGGTATTGAGTCGGTTATTCTTGGTGCTAGAATTACCGTACCCTCTCCGGGAAAGAATTTTTCTTTTTTCAAAGGAGAGGCCACTGCCGTAATTCGGCCCGAATTTATTAGGGTATTAGAAAAAGAAGATGGGCAGTTTACAGGAGTAGTACGAAAGACGGTTTTCTTCGGTAATTTTGTCGAATACGAAATAGAAATCAAAAATAGGATCATCAAAGTTGAATCATATTGTCCGCTTGAAAAGAAAATATATCAAGTAGAGGATGTCGTCGGCATAGCCGTGAATCTCGATGGTATACGTTTGCTGAAAAATAACGATGGGGAAGCGGATGCTTGA
- a CDS encoding Cof-type HAD-IIB family hydrolase — protein MLEYTLVICDIDGTLVDAEKKISPFNKKMIKEFCRCGGRISFATGRIEKSAIPYYEELEMHIPIILYNGARIYHPDTKTAIYDSFLTTCDVDRAIDLLPQFPFDYVFYSNGEAYTLKRSDNVRRYEEGDRITCALIDSVDVIKEREITKILMIGDNSSFKEFRDLFSDDAATSARLVQSELTFLEILPSAVSKGSSLLHLADYLGIDMKRIACFGDGLNDMEMIRNAGLGVAMGNARQELKDAADIVAPSNTEDGVGKILAAIMEKKI, from the coding sequence ATGCTTGAGTATACACTTGTAATATGTGACATCGATGGGACATTGGTAGATGCTGAGAAAAAGATTTCCCCATTTAATAAAAAGATGATAAAAGAGTTTTGCCGCTGTGGAGGAAGGATCTCTTTTGCAACGGGAAGAATCGAGAAATCGGCGATTCCCTATTATGAAGAATTGGAGATGCATATCCCGATTATTTTATATAACGGGGCAAGAATTTATCACCCCGATACAAAAACGGCAATCTACGATTCTTTTCTTACCACGTGTGATGTCGATAGGGCCATAGATCTTTTACCACAATTCCCCTTTGATTATGTTTTTTATTCGAATGGAGAGGCTTATACCCTGAAGAGGTCCGATAATGTACGCCGATACGAGGAGGGAGATAGAATTACTTGTGCCTTGATCGACAGTGTTGACGTGATAAAAGAAAGAGAGATAACAAAAATTCTGATGATCGGTGATAATAGTTCGTTTAAGGAATTTCGTGACCTCTTCTCTGATGATGCTGCTACCTCTGCCAGGCTTGTGCAATCTGAATTAACGTTCCTTGAAATTCTTCCAAGTGCTGTGAGCAAAGGAAGTTCGTTGTTGCATTTGGCCGACTACCTCGGGATTGATATGAAACGGATTGCCTGTTTTGGCGATGGCTTGAATGACATGGAGATGATACGTAATGCGGGATTGGGGGTTGCCATGGGGAATGCTCGCCAGGAATTGAAAGACGCTGCCGATATAGTTGCTCCTTCCAATACCGAAGATGGAGTTGGAAAGATCTTAGCAGCCATCATGGAGAAAAAAATATGA
- a CDS encoding PfkB family carbohydrate kinase yields MTYDITMIGHISKDVMIYPEDEQRFIGGPVIYSSIAAARSGKRIHVITKCSEKDRAALSGMEAEGVKVSWLSSPDTTSIENIYLSDDRERRKVRLLSKASSFSLEELPEEGSLIFHLAGLFRGEIPDAIIPHLAKKGSVGVDAQGLLRCNEKGALFFKNWENAHQLMPHISYFKADAMEAEILTGTSDRKDAARILADMGAKEIVITHHDGVLVLVNGEFCYAPYTAANLSGRTGRGDTTFAAYMAVRLDSDPSWATAYAAALCSMKMEAPGPFSGTEEMVYERMERMGFSRKGREK; encoded by the coding sequence ATGACATACGATATAACAATGATCGGGCATATCTCAAAAGATGTCATGATTTACCCCGAAGATGAGCAAAGATTTATCGGAGGACCTGTCATCTATTCCTCAATCGCTGCTGCTCGTTCGGGAAAACGGATACATGTTATTACAAAATGTTCGGAGAAGGATAGAGCGGCGCTAAGCGGTATGGAAGCGGAGGGCGTGAAGGTTAGCTGGTTATCTTCACCCGATACAACCAGTATAGAGAATATATATCTTTCCGATGATCGCGAAAGGCGAAAGGTTCGGCTTTTAAGTAAAGCCTCTTCTTTTTCTCTCGAAGAGCTCCCGGAAGAAGGCAGCCTCATCTTCCATTTGGCAGGTTTGTTTAGGGGCGAGATACCTGATGCAATTATTCCGCATCTTGCGAAGAAAGGGAGTGTCGGTGTCGATGCCCAAGGCCTTCTTCGGTGTAACGAAAAAGGAGCGCTTTTTTTCAAGAACTGGGAAAACGCTCATCAGCTCATGCCCCATATCAGCTACTTTAAGGCGGATGCAATGGAGGCTGAAATACTAACCGGAACCTCTGATAGAAAAGATGCCGCACGAATCCTTGCCGATATGGGGGCAAAAGAGATCGTCATTACCCATCATGACGGAGTTCTTGTTTTGGTAAACGGCGAATTCTGTTATGCTCCCTATACTGCTGCTAATCTGTCAGGTAGGACCGGCCGGGGTGATACCACCTTTGCCGCCTACATGGCTGTACGACTTGATTCCGATCCCTCTTGGGCAACGGCTTATGCCGCCGCCCTCTGTTCCATGAAAATGGAGGCCCCGGGCCCATTCTCGGGAACTGAGGAGATGGTATATGAACGAATGGAGCGTATGGGATTTTCTCGTAAAGGCCGAGAAAAATAG
- a CDS encoding LacI family DNA-binding transcriptional regulator gives MRVTIKDIAREAGVSTAAVSKALNGQPDIGETTRLRIIRISRELGYTPNMIARNLVTKGNKTIGVLIPDISTPIYPRIYKGINETAMKYGYTLLLGDTKRSIESEKKYIMTMMENRVAGLLVSPVSNDISHIVQVVRGQIPIIYFGGKVNDAMQNSIGIDNYHGAMLAVDYLTGLGHKDIIMICDDLDTKTRHDRVDGYTEAMKRKGLKPLVVFNNEGLKGRQCGVSAIRHIIAGRTLPTAVFALNDLMAIGAMEALSEAGIQVPEAVSVMGYDDISFASLPMIGLSTIWQPKFKTGEMALELLHKKLQDDPVTEDRKIVLQPELRIRTSTCRI, from the coding sequence ATGCGAGTGACCATCAAAGATATTGCGAGAGAGGCGGGAGTCTCGACTGCTGCCGTGTCCAAGGCCTTGAATGGACAACCGGATATTGGTGAAACGACGAGGTTGCGAATTATCCGGATCAGTCGTGAATTGGGTTATACCCCGAATATGATTGCCCGCAATTTGGTAACAAAGGGGAATAAGACCATTGGTGTATTAATTCCCGATATATCCACGCCCATTTATCCTCGTATCTATAAGGGGATAAATGAAACGGCCATGAAGTATGGATATACACTTTTGCTTGGCGACACAAAACGGAGCATAGAAAGCGAAAAGAAATATATCATGACGATGATGGAGAATAGGGTGGCCGGGCTTCTTGTCAGTCCTGTTAGCAATGATATCTCTCATATTGTACAGGTCGTTCGGGGACAGATACCGATCATCTATTTTGGTGGAAAGGTCAACGACGCAATGCAAAATTCCATAGGTATCGATAATTATCACGGCGCCATGCTCGCCGTTGATTATCTAACGGGGCTCGGACATAAGGATATCATCATGATCTGTGACGATCTTGATACGAAAACACGACATGATCGAGTCGATGGATATACGGAGGCAATGAAAAGAAAGGGATTAAAACCTCTTGTCGTTTTTAACAATGAAGGTCTAAAGGGACGTCAGTGTGGTGTTTCGGCCATACGCCATATCATTGCGGGGAGAACACTTCCTACGGCTGTTTTTGCCTTGAACGATTTGATGGCAATAGGGGCTATGGAGGCTCTCTCCGAGGCGGGGATACAGGTTCCCGAGGCTGTTTCCGTTATGGGCTATGATGATATTTCATTTGCATCTCTCCCGATGATAGGACTTTCTACCATTTGGCAACCGAAGTTTAAAACAGGAGAGATGGCTCTCGAGCTATTACACAAAAAGTTGCAGGATGATCCTGTAACAGAAGATCGCAAGATTGTCTTGCAGCCTGAACTGAGGATCAGGACATCGACCTGTCGAATTTAA
- a CDS encoding PHP domain-containing protein, with translation MKRSYAYETHAHTTEVSSCGRVRAADALRMYKSVGYQGIIFTDHFHDDYVSSLGNMSWEAKIDCYLTGYREAAKVAGELDMDVLWGMELRFTENDNDYLVYGIDSDFLKGWVDLHRSSISVFMESIKSRADILVYQAHPFRDGCRLVDPVIVHGLEIYNGNPRHDSRNNLAAQAAAENSTLILSGSDFHRPGDLASGGVFLPERISCNAELITALKAISYDALIAKEPVCK, from the coding sequence ATGAAAAGATCGTATGCATATGAAACACATGCTCATACGACCGAAGTAAGCAGTTGTGGCCGAGTAAGGGCTGCCGATGCTCTTAGGATGTACAAGAGTGTCGGCTACCAGGGGATTATTTTTACCGACCATTTTCATGACGATTATGTTTCTTCTCTTGGAAACATGAGTTGGGAGGCCAAGATTGATTGCTACCTGACAGGCTACCGGGAAGCTGCCAAAGTGGCTGGCGAATTGGACATGGATGTTTTATGGGGAATGGAGCTGCGTTTTACCGAAAACGATAACGATTACCTTGTCTATGGAATAGATAGTGACTTCTTGAAGGGGTGGGTAGATCTTCATCGTTCATCGATCAGCGTATTTATGGAATCAATTAAGAGTAGGGCAGATATTTTGGTATATCAGGCTCATCCTTTTCGCGATGGCTGTCGGTTGGTAGATCCAGTGATCGTCCATGGTTTGGAAATCTATAACGGAAACCCACGACATGATTCAAGAAATAATCTTGCCGCACAGGCGGCTGCGGAAAACAGTACGCTTATCTTGTCCGGTTCTGATTTTCACAGACCCGGTGATCTGGCAAGCGGCGGGGTGTTCCTGCCAGAACGTATCTCCTGTAATGCCGAACTTATTACCGCTTTGAAAGCTATTAGTTATGACGCTTTAATCGCAAAGGAACCCGTATGCAAATAG
- a CDS encoding HAD family hydrolase, whose amino-acid sequence MQIDTVLFDMGGTLEEISYSSTVGSMIEKRFENILKVPFSSITTEGGDAFYTTLLERYSEYRCFRERTYIEVHPAMVWRDWILKGLSIPDNVIFDHCEELAYFWETEVINRCCRKNTAMMLEELHSRDIKMGIISNTGSFTQVYKSLDRYGIRSFFDKIALSCAYGIRKPHGFLFRDILNQMGADAKKTLFVGDTITRDVLGAKNAGLFGSIQIQSDFTKLSDGTLSEDSRPDYIIQDLMSIPSIIDEINQRQ is encoded by the coding sequence ATGCAAATAGATACCGTACTCTTTGATATGGGGGGAACACTGGAAGAAATTTCCTATTCCTCTACTGTAGGCTCGATGATTGAAAAACGTTTTGAAAACATTTTAAAGGTTCCTTTCTCGTCGATTACGACAGAGGGAGGCGATGCCTTTTATACAACACTCCTTGAGCGATATAGCGAATACCGTTGTTTTAGGGAGAGAACCTATATAGAGGTTCATCCAGCCATGGTATGGAGGGATTGGATTCTGAAAGGGCTTTCGATTCCCGATAATGTTATTTTTGATCATTGTGAAGAGCTTGCCTATTTCTGGGAAACAGAAGTAATCAACCGCTGTTGCCGGAAAAACACCGCCATGATGCTTGAGGAATTACATTCTCGAGATATCAAGATGGGTATCATCAGTAATACTGGCAGCTTCACGCAGGTGTATAAATCACTGGACCGATACGGAATCCGTTCTTTTTTTGATAAGATCGCACTTTCCTGCGCCTATGGCATTCGTAAGCCTCATGGATTTTTGTTCAGGGATATTCTGAATCAGATGGGTGCCGATGCGAAAAAAACACTCTTTGTGGGCGATACAATAACTCGAGATGTACTTGGAGCAAAAAATGCAGGCCTGTTCGGATCGATTCAAATTCAGTCCGATTTTACAAAGCTCAGTGACGGGACACTCTCAGAGGATAGCCGACCGGATTATATCATCCAGGACCTCATGAGCATTCCATCGATCATCGACGAGATCAATCAACGTCAATAA
- a CDS encoding ABC transporter permease produces MHYNKTRLFNYLRNPPNLITIVSIIVLLYLVVIPLWEILSNTFQLQFRDAMKTGLSEGSFTLRYWIQTFASTISKAMFYKPLVNSLLISLNVSVFGILIGGILAWLVTRTDLPLKNFFSFILVVAYMVPSWCKALSWQIIFKNDRIGGYPGMFQSIFKIAPPNWISYGFFPIVITLSLHYFVFSFLLISAALSSIGGDLEEMAEITGAKRSTILRRITFPLVMPAILSSFILTFSKAIGSFGAPAFLGLKVNYYTLSTMIYANIRNRMTTQAFTLSIVLILVASFTVYLNQKAIGKRKSFTTIGGKSTRRNFIKLKKFKPLVTIAVFLFVVLGVIMPLVVLVLQSLMLKKGVYSPSNLTLHFWIGESNPAIADGEAGIFHNPRIWLALVNTMKLVIITSLIATVVGLLLGYIISRGRKKISGRFIEQISFTPMLIPSIALSTIYLSMFSKQQLFLPVLYGTFSLLVLISIVKYLPFAVRSGTSSMMQINSELEEAAKIEGTPWHKIFSRLILPLAKGGIFSAFLLIFISGMKELALIMLLVTPETSTLTTLTYSYTESGFEQFSDAITTLIIFIIIVVNFIARKVSKADISQGIGG; encoded by the coding sequence ATGCATTATAATAAAACCAGATTATTTAATTACCTGCGGAATCCCCCGAATCTGATTACCATCGTCTCTATTATCGTTCTTTTATATTTGGTAGTCATTCCGTTGTGGGAGATTCTCAGTAATACGTTTCAACTACAATTTCGTGATGCAATGAAAACCGGCCTCTCCGAAGGCTCGTTTACCTTACGTTATTGGATACAGACTTTTGCCAGTACCATAAGTAAGGCAATGTTTTATAAACCCCTGGTCAATTCGTTGCTCATCTCTCTGAATGTCTCTGTCTTCGGTATCCTCATCGGTGGAATCCTGGCATGGCTGGTTACCCGTACTGATCTACCTTTGAAGAACTTTTTTTCATTTATTCTCGTTGTTGCGTATATGGTTCCCTCGTGGTGTAAGGCTCTGTCTTGGCAGATTATCTTTAAAAACGATAGGATCGGCGGATATCCTGGTATGTTTCAGTCTATCTTCAAGATCGCGCCACCCAACTGGATATCGTATGGTTTTTTTCCAATCGTCATTACTTTGTCCCTGCATTATTTTGTGTTTTCTTTCCTACTCATTTCTGCGGCGTTGTCCTCCATCGGAGGGGACCTTGAAGAGATGGCGGAGATAACCGGAGCAAAACGAAGTACCATTTTGCGGAGGATTACCTTTCCTCTCGTCATGCCGGCCATCCTGTCCTCGTTTATTTTGACCTTCTCAAAGGCAATAGGCTCTTTCGGTGCACCGGCGTTTCTGGGATTGAAGGTGAACTATTACACCTTGTCGACCATGATCTATGCCAATATCCGTAACCGTATGACCACTCAGGCGTTTACTTTGTCGATTGTATTGATTCTTGTTGCCAGTTTTACGGTTTACCTTAACCAGAAGGCCATTGGAAAACGTAAGAGTTTTACGACAATTGGCGGAAAGAGTACACGTCGGAATTTTATAAAGCTTAAGAAATTTAAACCCCTGGTTACCATCGCGGTTTTCCTTTTTGTCGTTTTAGGCGTCATTATGCCGCTGGTCGTTTTGGTCCTTCAAAGTCTCATGTTGAAGAAAGGGGTCTACAGTCCGAGCAATTTGACGCTTCATTTCTGGATTGGGGAGAGTAATCCCGCTATAGCCGATGGAGAGGCAGGCATTTTCCATAATCCGAGAATCTGGCTTGCACTCGTCAATACGATGAAGCTTGTTATTATAACGTCTCTAATCGCAACTGTTGTCGGCCTTCTTCTGGGATACATCATCTCAAGGGGACGCAAGAAAATCAGTGGTCGGTTTATTGAACAAATTTCTTTTACCCCTATGCTGATTCCTTCTATTGCGTTGAGTACCATCTATCTTTCAATGTTTTCCAAACAGCAGCTCTTTCTGCCTGTCCTGTACGGCACCTTTTCGTTGCTCGTTCTAATCAGCATTGTTAAATACCTGCCCTTTGCGGTTCGATCGGGAACCAGCAGCATGATGCAAATTAATAGTGAACTTGAAGAGGCCGCAAAGATCGAGGGAACACCATGGCACAAAATTTTTTCAAGGCTGATTCTCCCTCTCGCCAAAGGAGGAATTTTCAGTGCCTTTTTATTGATCTTTATTAGTGGAATGAAAGAGTTGGCATTGATCATGCTTTTAGTCACGCCCGAAACCTCGACCCTGACGACCTTGACCTATTCGTATACGGAGTCAGGTTTTGAGCAGTTTTCCGATGCAATTACAACATTAATTATTTTTATCATCATCGTTGTTAATTTCATTGCCAGAAAAGTCAGTAAAGCGGACATTTCTCAAGGAATAGGAGGTTGA
- a CDS encoding ABC transporter ATP-binding protein yields the protein MSRIELNKVNKYYDKALILKDVDLVVEEGDFMTLLGPSGCGKTTTLRVISGLENPQSGTVSIDGRVVADPKSGRFEPPAKRDLNLVFQSYALWPHMTVFENVAFGLTVKKVPKNEIKTNVMSALERMQIGQYADRYPSELSGGQQQRVAIARAIVSQPKILLLDEPLSNLDAKLRIDMRAELKRLHKELKTTIIYVTHDQVEALTLSSKIAVYFEGVLTQCNTPSEIYNNPATLRVAEFIGNPKINFLSGILADIRDNQLTVQCSFGPLTCKNIDERDNDSVGIVSESSSGLEVTVAIRPEDILIEKNEQDGYIPCCVSSILPAGSETLLELELANSLLMVKEVGPQRFDVGDTVWVHMKQERMNLYENENGTLIMRAQ from the coding sequence ATGAGCCGGATAGAACTGAATAAGGTAAATAAATACTATGATAAAGCACTTATCCTGAAGGATGTTGACCTTGTAGTGGAGGAGGGGGATTTCATGACCCTTCTTGGTCCGTCGGGATGTGGAAAGACCACTACGCTGCGGGTTATTTCCGGCTTGGAGAATCCTCAAAGTGGCACGGTGTCTATCGATGGCAGGGTTGTGGCCGACCCGAAAAGTGGTAGGTTTGAGCCGCCCGCCAAAAGGGATCTCAACCTTGTTTTTCAAAGCTATGCTCTTTGGCCCCATATGACCGTTTTTGAAAATGTTGCCTTTGGCCTAACTGTAAAAAAAGTTCCCAAAAACGAGATTAAGACGAACGTAATGTCCGCATTGGAGAGGATGCAAATCGGTCAGTACGCCGATCGCTATCCTTCGGAATTATCAGGTGGGCAACAACAGCGGGTTGCCATAGCACGAGCCATTGTTTCCCAACCTAAAATTCTTCTTTTAGATGAACCGCTTTCCAATTTGGATGCAAAACTCCGTATAGACATGCGTGCCGAATTAAAGCGACTGCATAAAGAGTTGAAGACCACAATCATCTACGTGACCCACGACCAGGTCGAAGCGCTTACCCTTTCTTCCAAGATCGCCGTCTATTTTGAAGGGGTGCTTACACAATGCAATACACCAAGTGAAATCTACAATAACCCTGCTACATTGCGGGTTGCAGAGTTTATTGGTAATCCGAAGATTAATTTCCTTTCGGGTATCCTCGCGGATATAAGGGATAATCAATTAACTGTTCAATGCAGTTTCGGGCCCCTTACATGTAAGAATATCGACGAACGAGACAATGACTCCGTAGGCATTGTTTCCGAATCATCTTCCGGGCTTGAGGTAACCGTTGCTATTCGTCCCGAAGATATCCTTATCGAAAAAAATGAGCAAGACGGATATATCCCATGTTGCGTTTCTTCTATTCTTCCTGCCGGATCGGAAACACTGCTGGAACTCGAATTGGCAAATAGTCTTCTCATGGTGAAAGAGGTTGGCCCCCAACGCTTCGATGTCGGCGATACGGTCTGGGTCCACATGAAGCAGGAACGAATGAATTTATATGAAAATGAAAACGGCACTTTGATTATGCGTGCCCAATGA
- a CDS encoding ABC transporter substrate-binding protein, with translation MKHVKRLGILAVILLLVFAFSSCSNSKSEEGTASISDGKSWEETSGFHDKLSVEELYEKAKEEKTVTIYSMSSRLNDVKESFEAQYPGVEVVVYDMRNSEILEKFQREYNAGIHTADVLFIKDTDGAVYNEFVKMGLLKEYIPQNMMKSALPEYQKGAYVPYFEMKQIFYNSEVYDSCPIDNWWDLTRPEYNGKIILRSPIENSEIMGLFIAFVKNSDDMASAYEKEFGEKLVLNGTEHAGYEFLKRLINNDLIIMTSDTDITEAVGAPGQSDPPFGIATSSKMRKAGDDLLINVANDLLPRLGVLDPAYLYITDQSEHVNAAKLLLRWIGGEADGTGEGFKPFHVRGSWPSRTDVAPIDTPPLNSLNLWPLDLNYNYMILDDMRNFWLTLQ, from the coding sequence ATGAAGCATGTAAAACGATTAGGTATTCTGGCAGTTATCCTACTTTTGGTGTTTGCATTTTCTTCCTGCTCGAATAGTAAAAGCGAGGAGGGGACAGCCTCCATTTCGGATGGGAAAAGTTGGGAGGAAACTTCAGGATTTCATGACAAACTAAGTGTGGAAGAACTTTACGAAAAAGCCAAAGAAGAAAAAACCGTTACGATCTATTCTATGTCCAGCCGACTAAACGACGTTAAAGAGAGCTTTGAAGCGCAATATCCGGGGGTTGAAGTCGTCGTCTACGATATGAGAAATTCCGAAATCCTGGAAAAGTTCCAAAGAGAATACAATGCCGGTATCCATACTGCAGACGTGCTTTTTATAAAGGACACCGACGGGGCTGTTTATAATGAGTTCGTTAAGATGGGACTTTTGAAAGAGTATATTCCCCAAAATATGATGAAAAGCGCTCTTCCCGAGTACCAAAAAGGCGCCTATGTTCCTTACTTTGAGATGAAGCAAATTTTTTACAATTCGGAAGTGTACGATTCTTGCCCCATTGATAATTGGTGGGATCTGACACGTCCTGAATATAACGGTAAGATTATTCTGAGGAGTCCAATAGAAAATTCCGAAATCATGGGGCTGTTTATTGCCTTTGTAAAGAATAGTGATGATATGGCTTCTGCTTATGAAAAAGAGTTTGGTGAAAAGCTGGTTTTAAACGGAACGGAACATGCCGGTTATGAATTTTTAAAACGTCTTATCAATAATGATTTGATTATCATGACGTCAGATACCGATATCACTGAGGCTGTCGGGGCTCCTGGACAAAGTGATCCTCCTTTCGGGATTGCAACCTCCAGCAAGATGCGTAAAGCAGGTGATGATCTGCTGATTAATGTTGCCAATGATTTGTTGCCTCGTTTGGGCGTGCTTGATCCTGCATATCTCTATATTACCGATCAATCGGAACATGTGAATGCCGCAAAGCTTCTACTTCGTTGGATAGGGGGTGAGGCCGACGGAACGGGTGAGGGATTTAAACCCTTTCATGTCAGAGGTTCCTGGCCTTCACGTACGGATGTTGCTCCTATCGACACACCTCCCCTGAATTCCCTGAACCTATGGCCCTTGGATCTTAACTATAACTACATGATCCTTGATGATATGCGAAATTTCTGGCTTACCTTGCAATAA